GGAGCGCAGCGGAGTGATCAGACGGGCTTCGCCGATCGCACGGAGGAACCCCTGGGTGGCGCCGAGTACCTCGGCGGCCCGGCCCATCGTGTACGCGGGATAGTCGTCGTCATCGAGCCGACCGAACGAGTCGTCTGCTGTCATTGCACCTCTCTCACCGAGCGCGTTGAGGGGCCCTGGCACAGTGTGTGCCAGGGCCCCGAAGGAACTGCTACACCATCTGCCGGCCTTGCTTCTGCGCCGGCCTTCTGTATCCGCACGAACTCACGAAGGATGTGAGCGGATGCGGGGATCGCGGTTGCTCGACCGGAGACCACCTCACTATCGATGTCCTGCGGTACCCGGGCTCGTCACTCCACCCGGGCGATCCTGATGGCGCCTGGCTCCTCCGTCCTTTCCCTCTTGTCATCACTTACCGAACGGCACTGTCTACCGCTGGTGCCGCGTACTGCTGAGTGCCGGTCAGGGCGACACTCTCCGGCAGCCAGCCCCGTCGCCCATCGTGCGTCTGCTCTGGCTTGGAACCCCGCTGCCGAACCTCCCTGTGCGCGCGCCCGCAGCCGACGCCTTCACCGAGGTACTGCTCACTGCTTCCACTTGCTGCGTACTGCCCTTACCGGTACTGCCACCGCGAACCTCTGCGGTCCTGCTCGTGGTGGCCCCTGATCACTGCGGGCCGCCCGGTCCGGTCGTCAGTCCCGTCGCCGTCCTGCAACCAGCCTGGCTTCGAAACTCCACCACCGCACCGTCCTGCGTACTGCAACTGCGAACTACTGCCCGACAGTTCGTGCCTGCCGGGCCCTGCCGACTTCCTGGCTACGAGAGAAACCATAACCAGCGGATCAAGCAATGTCTACTCCAGCCACCATAGATTTTCGCTCGCTCGTCGGCGAGTTAATCGGTGGCTCGAACAGTGGTGGAGCGAGCAGGCAAGGCCTTCGCCTCCGGGTTGACGGTCCCCAGCCGGGGCACCCGACGTTGCACGCAGGAACGGGCAGGACGATCCACAGAGGGTGAACCCCGATGGACACGATGAGCAGCAACGCCACATCCCACCGCTTCACGCCGTCCATCGCCGGCGCACGCCGCACCACCCGCGAATTCCTCCACGGCCTGCCTCAACCCGTCGATGCCATGGCCGCCGACAGCGTGGTCCTGGTCGTCTCGGAACTCGTCACCAACGCCCTGCGGCACGGCGGAGGCACCTGCACCCTCGACCTGAACGCCCACCCGGACAGCATCGAGATCGCCGTGCACGATCACAGCCCCGAAGCGCCCCACACACGCACCCCCGACCTGACCGGCGCCACCGGCGGCTTCGGCTGGCCCATGGTCAACCGCCTCGCCCGCGCCACCGCCGTGACACATCCGGCAAAAGGCGGCAAAACCGTCAGCGCGCTCCTCTCCCGGTAACAAGGGAGTGCCGGCGCATCGCACCGGTCGCCGCACACTGAGGCCGGACATGGCATACGGCCGCCGGTCGGCCGGCGGCCGTATGCCTGGCGTGACGTCGCCCCCGCACCGTCCACGGCGCGAGCACTCCCCGCGGACAGAAC
The window above is part of the Streptomyces sp. NBC_01428 genome. Proteins encoded here:
- a CDS encoding ATP-binding protein; translation: MDTMSSNATSHRFTPSIAGARRTTREFLHGLPQPVDAMAADSVVLVVSELVTNALRHGGGTCTLDLNAHPDSIEIAVHDHSPEAPHTRTPDLTGATGGFGWPMVNRLARATAVTHPAKGGKTVSALLSR